AATTTGAAGATTGCTATATTACACAGTAATAGTTTTCATACTCCCTTGGGAAAGTGCACTACAGAAAGTCCGCATTCATTCAAGACTGCAACATTTTTGTCCCTGGGCCCTCCAGATAACGAAGGGTTATCTGCTACTTTAGGGAGTTTTGATGTTTCCCCTCCATATCGACTAAGGTCAAAAAGGATGGCTATCTTGAAAACCGTTGAGAAGAAGCATCTAAATTTTTCATCAGATGAAATGGATAATTATGATAGTCCTGATACTATGAAGAAGTATTCTTCCTGGAAGACTGAATGCACCAATACCTACACAGATGTTTCAAGCAAGCAAGAAATGAAAATGACGGAGCATATGGTTGACTTGGAAACTTTAGCCAAGGACTTTACACACACAACCAAGTTAGATCTGATTTAATTCTACAGCATCCAGGTATTATTTCACTTCCTTTCATCAATTGGATGTGATCTGAACTCGCTGCATATCCTATGAGAAAGATGTCATCTGTGCGGTTAAGCTATCAAATATACTTGCATTTTACTCCACATTGTATATGCACATAGGCCCTTGAAACGCTTTGATCATGAGACTTGTTACTGAGCTGGACAACTGGCAGTCTAATTTTCTGTCTATCATGCAGGAACAACTGACAGCATACTGAAGTCGGCAAGAAAATCTGACGCGTCTAAAATGAATAAATGTTCCTATACAAATAGAAAGCATTACCGGAGAAACAGCATAGTTTCTGGTTGGATTGATCTACCCAGCCTTCTTTCCTTGGTGTGGGGTGTACAAAGCCTTCTCTTATCCTAGAAATATATCTTTTTTCTTTATATACATAATATAGGATGCATTTGGCTAGTTACATCATGTGGGTTCACAGATTGTACTCCAATATTAGATGATTGAAGGTGCACAACTGTGTACCAAGAAAAAGCATAGCTAAGCTTACAAATGAAAACCAAAAAATTTCTCTATAGTCCCCGGACAGGGTTCTTTCTCCAACTTGAGATGAAGCTGCCGTGCCTGAAGAACTTCTGTAAACAATGTACGCCTGGGGGGTACGCGTAATTGGTTGACTATCGTGGGTTGTATTTCTGTCCGCCCGATTTCGATCCTGTGCTGTGTGATGCCAGACCCGGGCTACGTCTAGCAAGACTGAATTATTACAACCAGCTGCCGTTGCCAGGTAGAGCTGGATTACCGGTTCCGTAAACTCCAGCTATGGACGGTACTTTCTGGGAGAAGTTTCCTTTTATGTTGAACCAACTGATGCAAGCAGTGCAACTGTCAATATATGGCATCAGTGTCATAGTCGTAGATCTGAATTCGGATCTCAGCCGGCGTAATTTGATAAAACTTAATTGTTCCATGCCCGCTTGAGGGAGCCTTTGCAGCTGAATTTCAGCTACCAAGGAACAGTGCCACAACGATCGACGACGCTGACGGATCAGTCGGTCTCTAGTCTCTACTCTAccctggaggagaagaagatTGGTAAGGTTAATTCGCCATCGATCAGTTATTCGGTTGCCGATGGCGTGCGAACTACAGTTTCATTATTCTCTATCCGCATCTCATACGCGGACGTTCACTCGCCACGCCACGGGTGGCGAGAGGTCGCCTAGCCTGATCGAGCCGTCAATTTTCACGTACGCACACGTACCCAACTGTCCAACCATGCATCCATCTACCGCTACCCAGCTTGGGAGATCGAGCAAGCAAAGCGAGCGCGCGTGGCCAAGAAGCAACGGCGAAGAGTGGAGGTCCACCGATCGAGCCATAGCTATGGCCGAACTGTCAAGTGTCGCCGTCGACGGCAAAAGGAGGCTGATCTTTCCTTACGCGGCAATTGCTGTGCCGCACCGAACAGGTAGCTCTACACGCAGCGTGCAGCAGGTGTGACGGGTATACTTGGGCACCTGTACGTGCGCCAGGTCGTCGTGAAGTCGTGACACCGACACGCCGTCTGTCTTCCGCAGAGCTGGTGTTCGCAAGGTACTGGGAGGTATTTTCTCGGAAAATATGCACATGTAAATATGGCTATAGTTCATAAACCAAGGGTGTATGCGCATACACCatatgatgcatgcatgcatggatgatcctgaatggtggggttcaaccaatttgcttgttcatttttattagtagaataatgtattaggTGGGATAGcttcatcctggatgagttggtacaATATAATttacccaaccaaacaaaagaatcattattttttatgaacCATTTCATACGTGAAttaaatgatacaaccaaccaaacacacctagcttttattttcctcctcctccgaaaCACTCGGCTGTGATCTGCTCCAAATACTAGCATATATGTTTAAAGTTGGCAAGCTTTGAGCTACAAGGAAACAACATTTTAGGAGTTAAATATTAAGACCCTGTTtggaatggagagttttttagaattttATAGGACTCTCGTTCCTCCGATCTATTTCCCTGACGTCACCGCATGTTTGGAACAAGGAACCGGTGAGAAATGAGGAGAAGGATAAGAGAGCATAAGGACAGTGTCATGTGGTGCACAGAGGACTATAGGGGTGGGTTAGGTCCATGGACCGTGGGTCCCACTCGCAGGAAGGTTACGAGGTGCTTTGTATTGCCAACTAATTCATCATTATTAGGAATTAATATTTTAATGACTCCATTGTTTTATCTTAAAATAATAGGGTATTGGATAAAATATCTCTTACTATTCATTTATAGCTTAATAGAAAATTTCTATTCCAGTGTTCCAAAAATCGTTCCTTTGGAATTCCTGTGTTTTTCCATTCCTCTATTTTCTCCTCACCTTACTTTCCTATTCTTGTATTTTCtcccttagagcaactccaagagtacctcaaaaaattcttccctaaaactatgtattgggtgttctcctaaaaaaaatttcctccaaaaacatatcaatccatagtagatcgctaataaattgcccccaatatttcaaaacaggccatgtcatcgtattgggcctaTCAGAAGGGACGcgtgggcgtgcgggaatcagcattgggggaggaacgccaacgctaaaatatacgcggtggcaggctgtttttttagcgtcgctaaaaaattagggaaggtttgggtggactgttggagttcgttttttctcctttctccctaaaaaggatattggggtaagattagcaactccaagagtatcctaaaaaattcttccccaaaactatgtattgggggttctcccaaaaaaatttcccccaaaaacatatcagtccacagcagatcgctaataaatagctcccaatatttcaaacacaggccacgtcatcgtattgggtccATCGGAAGGGACACGCGGGaatgcgggaatcaggattgggggaggaacgccaacgctaaaatatatacggtggcaggctgttttttagcgtcgctaaaaaattagggaagatttaggtggattgttggagttcattttctctctcttttttcctaaaaaaggtattggaggcaagattagcagcctcttagAATTGCTCTTAGCAGccttttgaagttgctcctacATGTGTTTTAcaatcctccgttccaaaagGCCCTAAAGTTGCATTCAGATTGGCCTAAGGCCATAATCTAAGTTTAGTACTGACTTATACACATATATAACTTATCTAAATAAATGTGGAGTATTAACCAAGCATCACCGGTTCAAAAATCTGATCGATGTACATCCCTTGCTATATCCATTGGTATATTGAGTCATATACGGTTGCTACCATGCATACGGAAATACTCCATTTGCTTATCACTACACACCAAAGTGTGATACGATCGTTGTCCTATAAGCATTTTGCAAGTATGCACTGATGACACGCTGCTGAAGGAGATCACCTGTTGGCAAAGTATGTTTGAAAAGTTGGCTTACATTGTGTGAAATTTGAAACAGGAGACACAAGCCAATGCAAACTGTGTACACCGTACCGAAATCATTCGCATCTGCGCTCTTTATTAATTACTGCGGCAAGCAAGTACAAGGTTACAATGCATCAATACACACAAGACACAAAAGCTGCAGGCAAGCTTTGAGCTACAAGAAAGGTAACAAGAAGGCATGCATGCACTCATAAGAGCGAAGCTCTGCGAAGAAAAGAAGCAAACCTCTCACAGTAATGCCGctgaaaacaaaaaggaaacacTTATCTGACATGGTCAGTCGCCTGAGGAATAGTCAATTAGTTAAAAAAACACACCAATAAGGAAATAATGATGAGATACGACGACGAAGACGATCGATCGTATAATAGCAAAATGGCAACTAATCGAGCAAACGAAGCAGTGATTTTGGTGGGAAATGGTGCAATCATATCCATTGGTCTTGGTCGCGTTCATTTCGTGCCTAGCATTGCGGCAGGTCCGACGGTGGAGGCGGAAGCTTCTGGTTCGGCAGGCTCCCGTCCTGCACCAGCCACGCCATTTTCAGTCCCCAGCTCATGTGCACCTCCAGGTGACAATGCATGAACCACACGCCTGCACACACAAGTTGCATGCATAGCTGAACAGTTTAGCAAAAGAACACGAACGTGTATATGCACATGTAGGTGCTCATTGCATTGTTCCTAGAAATTTAGCTGCACACAGACCTGGGTTGTCGGCACGGAAGCGGATGGCGACCCAGCCGCCGGCGGGCACGCCGACGGTGTTGCGCTCGACGGGATCGACGAGGTTGAACTTGGCCGGATCGTTGACGGGGTCAAAGTTGCCGAACCCCTGGCCGACGACGTAGAAGTTGAAGCCGTGCAGGTGCAGCGGGTGGCTCTCGGCGCCGAGGATGCTCGTGTCCTGCAGCACCAGCTCGACGGTGGTTCCGAACGGCAGCGCCACCACCCTGGTCCCGTTCATCACGTTGGTGTTGTTCGGAGGCGGGCCGGTGTAGTTGAACGGCATCAGCGGGACGGCGGGGAAGTCGGTGGTGTACACACCGTTGGACCTGCCGGCGAAGTGCGCCTGCAGCAGCGCCGTTGTGGGGAGCACGAACGAGACGTTGTTGACGGCCGCCGCGAACCGGGATCCGTTGGGGCCCTGGCAGGTCCCGTTGACGGCGCACGGGTGGGTGCCGAGCCCCACGgtgaagaagaagcggcggTCGATGCTCTGGGGCACGGCGGCCGGGTACGCGGCGGTCGCGAGGCTCCGGAGCCTCGCGGTGTAGTTGGCTACGAAGTTGGTGTCGTTGATCTGCGGCAGGGTCGGCGCGAAGATGGggaggttggcggcggcggcggtggtggcggaggaggaggaggaggaggaggaggaggaggaggggtcctCGTACTCGAGGATGCCGGCGACGGTGGTGTTGTCGAAGGTGCCCTGCGTGTTGGTGTAGGGGCGGGCCTCCATGTAGTAGCGCGCGCCCGGGAACGCCGGCTTGGCGGCGAGGAGCACGTTGCTGGTCTGCCCCGGCGCGATGACGAGGGTGTCGACGGCGAAGGGCTTCACGTAGAGCgcgtcgacgtcgacgacggTGAGCGTGTGGTTGGCGACGGAGAAGAAGAGCTCGTCGTTGAGTGCGGCGTTGATGAGCCGGAGCATGTACGTCTTGCCGGGCTTCACCTTCAGCCTGAAGGTGTCCTGCGCCGAGCAGTTGTAGAGGGGCCCCGGGAGCCCGTTGATGGTGTAGGCGTCAGAGATGTTGGGTCCTCCCCCGGTCTGCAGCGCCTGCGCGATGACCGCCTCGGTGTCGTTCCTCCACCACTCGCCGAACATGAGGGGCACCTCCTCGTCGGGCTTGGGGAACGGGTAGGGCACGCCGGCGGGGGGCAGGATGACGATGGGCCCGTAGAGCGTGGACCGGAGCCAGGAGATGTGGGCGTGCCACCACAGCGTCCCCCGCTGCCCGACGATCTGGTAGCGGTAGACGTAGCTCCCGCCCGGCTGGATGGGGCACTGCGTGATGTAGGCCGGCCCGTCGGCCCACCCGCTGAGCAGCTGCCGCACGCCGTGCCAGTGCAGGCTGACGTTGTAGGGGGAGCGGTTCACCACGGTGACCTCCATGTGGTCGCCCTCCCGCGCGAACAGCGTCGGACCCGGGTACTGCCCGTTCACCGTCACGATGCTCTTCGTGCCGCACAGCCGCGTCACGCTCGCCATTTGCACCTGCATGCCGTTGGTTGCATTGGTTACAGTCACACGCGTCGTCAGCATGGCCAGTGTTCACCGCTGTTGCCACTTAGCTTTGCTGTAGTGAAGGCTGATGGGGTCGAGACGCGTGAGCGAGCTAAACAGACTTACATTGAACTGGTACTTCCTCGTCTCGGCCTCGGCTCccacggcggcgagcagcagcaccgccgcggcgacggcgacggcactGGAAGGGACAGCAGAGGAGGACGCCATTGCTCTGCGCTTGTCCTTGTGATCTCTCTGCTATCTCCCTGCACTAGAGCTCCTCTAGCTCGATCCTTCGCCAGATGAAGCAAGCCAAGCTCTGCTTCTTCTGTGCTGCGATGCTAGGGAGGCACGGCGGGTGGTCTATATATACACTGGAGCTGAGATCGAGGCACTCGTCGACAAGCATGGTGGGGGCCAGCGCATGCAGACGATGGGTCTCAGCCTCTCAGGCCCTCAGCGATCCAATGCATGGCTCCGGCTTGGCGATTCTGCTGCGTGCGCACCATTGCTTCACGATTCCACCTGGGCCTTTTGCTCCGTTCAGTAGCTTTCGGTTGCTGTTCGGCCGCTCGATCGGTCGATGGGCGAACAAACTCGCGTCTCTCGGCGTCGCATCAACGTCGGTGGCAGGCTAACTCGATCAGCGTGCTGGTGATAAACCGAGAGGCTGGCGTTGGACCATGCAATGCAAGCACTCTTTTGTAGCTTTGGAGTGCGGCCAAAGTCAACCTGCGTGTGTCTACTGTGTTTATGTTGAGTTGTTCTTCATGTGTTTTTATGACTCTTATTTGACACGATGATTGTCTTTTCTTCCTATGCTGTTTGGATAACCACACAGATCACATAGCTTTCTTATTTTCAACAGAAGAAAACTTATTTTCAGCAGAACATGAAATTATTCAAATGGACTTTTTTCCTTCAAGAAAAAGATGATACGTTCACAAAAATAAACATAGACAACGTATATGCATGAAGAATGCGAAGTAACAAACACATTAACCAAAGGAACATAACCCCACAGATCGCGGTACAAACCTTAGGACCTAAACTAAACCCATCCAAGTCTTCTCCACTGCATGTTTATAGACTGCAAAAAaagttcttctctaaataacACTAGCGGCTCATATAAATTttgatttcccaaatttggacAACAGCAAGATTATTGAGTGTTGCTTGTGTAGGAATCGGGAAGACCTCATCAGTAATTGTGGTGGAACAGTAGAGAGGAGCCAAGGTGTGGGTGAGCGGGTCTTTCATAACCTTGATAACAAGATCCCCTTGCTTGCTGGCAAGATCCCCTGTCTAATAATCTCCTCCTCCCGGTTGAAGGCTTTACTCACTTCCTTGGTCTGTCTGTCCAACTGCTCTAGCTAGGAGCTCACACACCTTGAGGGGTGTTCATTAATTTGGAGGGAGTGACATCAATTTGGTTGGATAGCTCTTGATGTGATGATTCAAGTGTAACAACATAATTAAGTTAAGCACATTCTGTTTCAGATTCTTCTATGCCGTCATGAACTGCCGAACCTTGCAACGGTACTGGTTTATTATTGACTTACTGATAGAAAGCAATACTCTGTTAACCAGTTGACAGGGAGGTTTTATCTGAATTCTTTAGGCCTCCTGGACTCCACCAAA
This sequence is a window from Setaria italica strain Yugu1 chromosome III, Setaria_italica_v2.0, whole genome shotgun sequence. Protein-coding genes within it:
- the LOC101754440 gene encoding laccase-13 codes for the protein MASSSAVPSSAVAVAAAVLLLAAVGAEAETRKYQFNVQMASVTRLCGTKSIVTVNGQYPGPTLFAREGDHMEVTVVNRSPYNVSLHWHGVRQLLSGWADGPAYITQCPIQPGGSYVYRYQIVGQRGTLWWHAHISWLRSTLYGPIVILPPAGVPYPFPKPDEEVPLMFGEWWRNDTEAVIAQALQTGGGPNISDAYTINGLPGPLYNCSAQDTFRLKVKPGKTYMLRLINAALNDELFFSVANHTLTVVDVDALYVKPFAVDTLVIAPGQTSNVLLAAKPAFPGARYYMEARPYTNTQGTFDNTTVAGILEYEDPSSSSSSSSSSSATTAAAANLPIFAPTLPQINDTNFVANYTARLRSLATAAYPAAVPQSIDRRFFFTVGLGTHPCAVNGTCQGPNGSRFAAAVNNVSFVLPTTALLQAHFAGRSNGVYTTDFPAVPLMPFNYTGPPPNNTNVMNGTRVVALPFGTTVELVLQDTSILGAESHPLHLHGFNFYVVGQGFGNFDPVNDPAKFNLVDPVERNTVGVPAGGWVAIRFRADNPGVWFMHCHLEVHMSWGLKMAWLVQDGSLPNQKLPPPPSDLPQC